A single window of Zea mays cultivar B73 chromosome 10, Zm-B73-REFERENCE-NAM-5.0, whole genome shotgun sequence DNA harbors:
- the LOC100216751 gene encoding Transcription factor NIGT1 (The RefSeq protein has 2 substitutions compared to this genomic sequence), whose amino-acid sequence MEMDPPPPPPLHADRRRRFRDYLLALEEERRKIQVFQRELPLCLDLVTQTIEGMRSHMDSVVVGSEETVSDHGGPVLEEFMPLKPTTLSSSSSQPHYQDEHDSAHYLEHRRGSAATANDVVDADKDGEAVGDLETAAASSSRPLPHPETKKAMPDWLQSVQLWSNQQQPSASPPQHQDELLLPCRPVALNACRKPGGAFQPFEKEKKKKDKEEKQRAELELPLPAAASSAVVGDSCDRAGVTDTDTDTAENNKASSNKGGNDKEAQLSSQSQAPSRKARRCWAPELHRRFLQALQQLGGSHVATPKQIRELMNVDGLTNDEVKSHLQKYRLHTRRPNSAAAAVQSGGTSVVAPPAAPQFVVVGGIWVPPPEYAAAVAVAAAAAAQPQQVHLAGDASGTTTTAADKVYAPVATTLTPAPRPRPRPRPERQSSSCSGARGSGDACSGSPAVLSSSSHTASA is encoded by the exons ATGGAGATggacccgccgccgccgccacccctgCACGCCGACCGCCGCCGCCGCTTCCGCGACTACCTGCTGGCGCTGGAGGAGGAGCGACGCAAGATCCAGGTGTTCCAGCGCGAGCTTCCCCTCTGCCTCGACCTCGTCACACAGA CTATCGAGGGGATGAGGAGTCACATGGACAGCGTCGTCGTCGGCAGCGAGGAGACGGTGAGCGACCACGGCGGCCCCGTACTGGAGGAGTTCATGCCGCTCAAGCCCACAACCCTCTCGTCGTCCTCCTCCCAGCCCCATTACCAGGACGAGCACGACAGCGCCCACTACCTTGAACACCGCCGTGGTTCCGCCGCCACGGCCaacgacgtcgtcgatgccgacaaGGACGGCGAGGCGGTGGGCGATCTGGAGACGGCAGCAGCCAGCAGCAGCAGGCCGTTGCCACATCCGGAAACGAAGAAGGCGATGCCGGACTGGCTGCAGTCCGTGCAGCTCTGGAGTAACCAACAACAGCCCTCCGCGTCCCCGCCGCAGCACCAGGATGAGCTGCTGCTGCCGTGCAGGCCGGTGGCGCTCAACGCCTGCAGGAAGCCCGGGGGCGCGTTCCAGCCGTtcgagaaggagaagaagaagaaggacaagGAGGAGAAGCAGCGCGCCGAGCTGGAGCTGCCGCTGCCCGCCGCGGCGAGCTCGGCCGTGGTCGGGGACAGCTGCGACAGGGCCGGCGCCACCGACACGGACACCGACACGGCCGAGAACAATAAGGCCAGCAGCAACAAAGGCGGCAACGACAAGGAGGCTCAGCTGTCCTCGCAGTCGCAGGCGCCCAGCCGGAAGGCGCGGCGGTGCTGGGCCCCGGAGCTCCACCGCCGGTTCCTACAGGCGCTGCAGCAGCTCGGCGGGTCCCACG TGGCGACGCCCAAGCAGATACGGGAGCTCATGAATGTCGACGGCCTCACCAACGACGAGGTCAAGAGCCATTTGCAG AAGTATCGTCTCCACACTCGGCGGCCgaactcggcggcggcggcggtccaGAGCGGCGGCACCAGCGTCGTTGCTCCGCCGGCCGCACCGCAGTTCGTCGTGGTGGGGGGCATCTGGGTGCCACCGCCGGAGTACGCTGCCGCTGTCGCTGTCGCTGCGGCAGCCGCAGCGCAGCCGCAGCAGGTGCACCTAGCCGGCGACGCGTCGGGAACGACGACAACAGCCGCCGACAAGGTGTACGCGCCGGTGGCGACGACGTTGACGCCCGCACCGCGACCGCGACCGCGACCGCGTCCGGAGAGGCAGTCGAGCAGCTGCTCCGGCGCGCGGCGCAGCGGGGACGCCTGCTCTGGCTCGCCGGCCGTGTTGTCGTCGTCGTCGCATACCGCCTCTGCCTAA